One genomic region from Paramicrobacterium agarici encodes:
- the dnaJ gene encoding molecular chaperone DnaJ, whose product MADHYETLGVSRDASAEDIKKAYRKLARQLHPDVNPSPEAAETFKNVTHAYDVLSDAQQRAEYDAGGRNPFGGAGGFGGFGDIFDTFFGGGGGGRGPRSRQERGEDALLRIEVDLVDVMFGTTKQVEVDTAVLCETCEGSCCQPGTSPVTCDICHGTGQVQRTVRSLLGNVVTASPCGSCRGYGTIIPNPCVTCQGQGRVRARRTVSVDIPSGVDTGLRLQMPGSGEVGQGGGPSGDLYLEIKVRHDDVFSRNGDDVLCTLEVSMADAILGTTSTIKALDGDVDLEIRPGVQSGDVLVIKSRGITGLRSTTRGDLRVGVQVVTPQKLDHKERDLIRSFAERRREPNPKLAHFQQGLFAKLRDRFVS is encoded by the coding sequence GTGGCTGACCACTACGAAACACTGGGCGTCTCGCGCGACGCCTCGGCCGAGGACATCAAGAAGGCGTATCGGAAGCTCGCGCGTCAGCTGCATCCCGACGTCAACCCGAGTCCTGAGGCAGCGGAGACCTTCAAGAACGTCACCCACGCATACGATGTGCTCAGCGATGCCCAGCAGCGGGCCGAGTATGACGCTGGGGGCAGGAACCCCTTCGGCGGCGCAGGAGGCTTCGGCGGATTCGGGGATATCTTCGACACGTTCTTCGGCGGAGGAGGCGGCGGGCGAGGCCCCCGCTCTCGGCAGGAGCGAGGAGAAGATGCTCTTCTGCGTATTGAGGTCGATCTTGTGGACGTCATGTTCGGTACCACAAAGCAGGTCGAGGTCGATACCGCGGTGCTCTGCGAGACGTGTGAGGGATCCTGCTGTCAGCCGGGAACCTCTCCTGTGACGTGCGACATCTGCCATGGGACCGGTCAAGTGCAACGCACGGTTCGCTCCCTGCTCGGCAACGTCGTCACAGCGAGTCCGTGTGGTTCGTGCCGCGGATACGGCACCATCATCCCGAACCCGTGCGTGACCTGCCAGGGACAGGGTCGCGTGCGAGCCCGCCGTACCGTCTCGGTCGACATTCCCTCGGGCGTCGATACGGGACTGCGTCTGCAGATGCCGGGCAGCGGAGAAGTCGGGCAGGGAGGCGGTCCCTCCGGAGACCTGTATCTTGAGATCAAAGTGCGGCACGACGACGTCTTCAGCCGCAACGGCGATGACGTGCTCTGCACGCTTGAAGTATCGATGGCCGACGCGATTCTCGGAACAACAAGCACGATCAAGGCGCTCGACGGTGACGTGGATCTCGAGATCCGGCCTGGTGTGCAGAGCGGCGACGTTCTCGTGATCAAGAGCCGCGGCATCACAGGCCTGCGCAGCACGACCAGGGGTGACCTTCGCGTCGGAGTGCAGGTCGTCACGCCGCAGAAGCTCGATCACAAGGAGCGGGACCTGATCCGTTCGTTCGCTGAAAGGCGCCGAGAGCCGAACCCCAAACTCGCGCATTTCCAGCAAGGACTTTTCGCCAAGCTGCGTGACCGTTTTGTGAGCTGA
- a CDS encoding 16S rRNA (uracil(1498)-N(3))-methyltransferase: MSSVFIDEALVDATRGGLLTLTGAEAKHAVTVTRVRVGERVLVGNGQGLLVRCVVETVQTGEVILNVEDVATVDQRHPQITLAQALAKGDRDERAVQMSTELGVTSIIPWQARRSVSRWDSAKASKGVQRWQTIAREATKQSLRAHIPQVRPLESPVTLAAYAATQRMLVLDPEATTPLSSIRLDDRPLLLVVGPEGGIDGAEMRRFADAGAERVRLGANVLRTSSAGPAALAVLNVISGHW; the protein is encoded by the coding sequence GTGAGCAGCGTCTTTATCGATGAGGCGCTCGTCGACGCCACGCGCGGCGGGCTCCTGACGCTGACGGGCGCCGAGGCCAAGCACGCTGTCACCGTGACGAGAGTGCGCGTCGGCGAGCGGGTCCTGGTTGGCAACGGTCAGGGTCTTCTGGTGCGCTGCGTGGTCGAGACCGTGCAGACAGGCGAGGTGATCTTGAACGTCGAAGACGTCGCCACCGTCGACCAGCGTCACCCGCAGATCACGCTCGCGCAGGCTCTCGCGAAAGGAGACCGTGATGAGCGCGCTGTTCAGATGAGCACAGAGCTGGGGGTGACGTCGATCATCCCGTGGCAGGCGCGCCGCAGCGTTTCGCGGTGGGACTCTGCGAAGGCGTCGAAGGGAGTACAGCGCTGGCAGACGATCGCTCGCGAAGCGACGAAGCAATCGCTGCGAGCGCACATTCCGCAGGTGCGGCCCCTTGAGAGCCCGGTCACGCTGGCAGCCTATGCAGCAACTCAGCGGATGCTCGTGCTCGACCCCGAGGCAACAACGCCGCTCAGCAGCATCCGTCTCGATGATCGCCCGCTGCTTCTCGTGGTAGGACCGGAAGGCGGAATCGACGGGGCGGAGATGCGCCGTTTCGCGGATGCTGGAGCCGAACGCGTTCGCCTTGGTGCGAACGTTCTACGGACCTCGTCGGCCGGGCCAGCCGCCCTC